Proteins co-encoded in one Desulfitobacterium hafniense DCB-2 genomic window:
- a CDS encoding MGDG synthase family glycosyltransferase has translation MSNLRVLVISAAFGAGHIKAAEAVIEAIWAKRPNTEIYHADFGAFLNKAFHLVIKTAYIDMIKYTPKLWGEFYYRTSDIPSDSLFQRFLNGLGRQEFISYIHSVQPDLIVCTYPTIAGVLAQLKEKRILTVPLAAVVTDYAIHNQWVHQGVDLYLVGSQEVADGLAQRGINPGCLKVTGIPVSPKFEIKLDREELARKFGLDPGQPTILVMGGAYGVLDNATGICRLIMQNKLPVQLLIVCGRDKRLYSTLEPLVRKAENRVLLFEFVENVEELMTVSDLMITKAGGLTVSEALTKQLPMVIYKPIPGQEKANSEFLRRVGTGKIAATEGELLQILTHLLENPEEIKLMSHAAAKLPRRTAETAADYLLELFRQRNRVRKVG, from the coding sequence ATGAGCAATTTACGGGTGTTAGTCATTTCCGCTGCCTTTGGTGCAGGCCATATCAAGGCTGCTGAGGCGGTTATTGAGGCAATCTGGGCTAAAAGGCCCAACACTGAGATCTATCATGCCGATTTCGGAGCATTCTTGAATAAAGCCTTTCATTTGGTGATTAAAACCGCCTACATCGATATGATCAAATATACTCCCAAGCTTTGGGGGGAATTCTATTACAGGACATCGGATATCCCGTCGGATTCCTTGTTCCAGCGTTTCTTAAATGGTTTGGGGCGCCAGGAGTTTATCAGCTATATCCATTCTGTGCAGCCGGATCTTATTGTCTGCACTTATCCGACCATAGCCGGCGTTTTGGCTCAGTTGAAAGAAAAACGGATCCTAACCGTTCCCCTGGCTGCCGTGGTAACCGATTATGCCATTCACAACCAATGGGTTCATCAAGGTGTAGACTTGTACCTGGTGGGCTCACAAGAGGTTGCGGATGGATTGGCTCAACGGGGCATCAATCCGGGGTGCCTTAAGGTTACTGGAATACCGGTCAGTCCCAAATTTGAAATCAAACTGGACCGGGAAGAGCTGGCCAGAAAATTCGGGCTCGATCCGGGTCAGCCCACTATACTGGTCATGGGAGGAGCGTATGGGGTTCTGGATAACGCCACAGGCATCTGCCGGTTGATCATGCAAAACAAACTTCCTGTCCAGCTGCTGATCGTTTGTGGCAGGGATAAACGACTGTACAGTACCCTGGAACCGCTGGTCCGAAAAGCGGAAAACAGAGTGCTGCTCTTCGAATTTGTGGAGAATGTAGAAGAATTGATGACAGTTTCCGATCTTATGATAACCAAAGCAGGGGGCCTGACCGTGTCAGAAGCGTTGACCAAGCAGCTGCCCATGGTGATTTACAAGCCTATCCCCGGTCAGGAAAAAGCAAACTCAGAGTTTTTAAGAAGGGTTGGAACAGGAAAAATTGCCGCTACCGAGGGGGAGCTCCTGCAAATTCTGACTCATCTTCTGGAAAATCCGGAGGAAATCAAACTAATGAGTCATGCGGCCGCCAAACTGCCCCGACGCACTGCGGAAACTGCTGCGGATTATTTGCTTGAGCTGTTTCGCCAGCGGAATAGGGTCCGAAAGGTTGGGTAG